The following coding sequences are from one Paenibacillus tundrae window:
- a CDS encoding lipopolysaccharide biosynthesis protein produces MSQLALPKLLKGNGLLQTIVHTSGTNVIIMVFTTITSIITSRMFGVEGKGAFSAILFWPTFLIGLVSWGLPTSIIYNLKREAAEKSAEYLRLSFMVQIPISFILGTIAWIFMPTWMADYPADVIAIARWFTVTSIPVLILINLLSALSQSRDRFQVYNGIRLYNPVLKVVVMVSLWLLGAMSIGIASFVSLASSVVVVAWAAYTLRGSLKFKWFRQAIDRKAAKNLFGYGGRVFGVELLGTLYTQFDKIIILALLTPRDFGLYSVVFALSRIYNAVQNAISSVVFPKVTGLPQDQVIRTVGRAFRLSLIIMTIVVLPTMFIGNWLMGVLFGKEFLEASQAFYILAFECIIGGGSWILASAFNALGRPGLVMIRQLIALSVTIGLFFVFTPLWGLNGIAFALLIGSIVRMLVTVAAMKFAFKVKFSSMFFDKKDLAFLYERLNKKRRVTQGGDGDAG; encoded by the coding sequence ATGTCACAACTCGCTCTCCCTAAACTCTTAAAAGGCAATGGTTTGTTACAGACCATTGTGCATACCAGTGGAACGAACGTCATTATTATGGTCTTCACTACCATTACATCCATCATCACTTCACGTATGTTCGGCGTTGAAGGTAAAGGCGCCTTCTCAGCGATCCTATTCTGGCCGACATTTCTCATTGGTCTGGTCAGCTGGGGACTACCAACCTCGATTATCTATAATCTGAAACGTGAAGCTGCGGAGAAGAGTGCTGAGTATTTGCGGCTGAGCTTCATGGTTCAGATTCCGATTAGCTTCATTCTCGGAACGATTGCTTGGATCTTCATGCCTACATGGATGGCGGATTATCCCGCAGACGTTATTGCGATTGCTCGTTGGTTTACCGTGACCAGTATTCCTGTGCTAATTCTCATTAATCTGCTATCTGCGCTATCACAGAGTCGTGACAGATTCCAAGTGTATAACGGTATTCGCTTATATAACCCTGTGCTGAAAGTGGTTGTCATGGTTTCGTTATGGTTGCTTGGTGCAATGAGCATTGGCATCGCGTCTTTTGTATCCTTGGCGAGCTCCGTGGTTGTCGTTGCATGGGCAGCGTATACGCTCAGAGGCAGTTTGAAGTTTAAGTGGTTTCGCCAAGCGATCGATCGGAAGGCAGCCAAGAACCTATTTGGTTACGGGGGTCGAGTGTTTGGGGTAGAACTACTTGGCACGCTGTACACGCAGTTTGACAAGATTATTATACTGGCTCTACTTACGCCGAGAGATTTTGGACTCTATTCGGTCGTTTTTGCGTTGTCTCGCATCTATAATGCGGTGCAAAATGCGATAAGCAGCGTTGTGTTCCCCAAGGTCACTGGATTACCGCAGGATCAGGTTATTCGTACGGTTGGGCGAGCGTTCCGACTTTCTTTAATCATCATGACCATTGTCGTTCTGCCAACGATGTTTATTGGTAATTGGCTGATGGGCGTTTTGTTTGGGAAAGAGTTTCTAGAGGCGAGTCAGGCATTTTATATTTTGGCGTTTGAATGCATTATTGGCGGTGGTTCGTGGATTCTCGCTTCTGCATTCAATGCTTTGGGCAGACCGGGACTGGTGATGATTAGACAGCTAATTGCGTTGTCCGTCACGATCGGTCTATTTTTTGTATTCACACCTCTATGGGGGCTCAATGGTATTGCGTTTGCTCTCCTTATCGGTTCGATCGTGCGGATGCTGGTTACCGTTGCGGCGATGAAGTTTGCATTTAAAGTGAAGTTCAGCAGCATGTTTTTTGATAAAAAGGATTTGGCTTTCCTGTATGAACGGTTAAACAAAAAAAGAAGAGTCACCCAAGGAGGAGATGGAGATGCTGGCTAA
- a CDS encoding UDP-glucose dehydrogenase family protein, with translation MNITVIGTGYVGLVSGVCFSEIGNNVICVDNNPDKVALLREGNVPIYEPGLKELMNANMKAGRLSFTEDIGEAINRSDIIIIAVGTPSLPNGEANLSYVELVAKQIGSHIDSYKIIMTKSTVPVGTNDRIQEWISSLTQHAFDMASVPEFLREGTAVKDTLYPDRIVIGTASERAVATLKELHQPLTDQIITTDIRSAEMIKYASNAFLATKISFINEISNICEKVGADVSRVAEGMGYDKRIGSSFLKAGIGYGGSCFPKDTQALIQIAGNVDYDFKLLKSVVEVNKDQRFNVIRKLEEALDVLDGKQIAVWGLAFKPDTDDVRDAPAIEIIQRLLDQGATVKAYDPIATENFRKEVDSPAISWASSAMEAARDADALCVLTEWKEFMEVDLAELAAHMDQPILIDGRNIYEEDQIKDTPFQYYSVGRPGLTNIDGRKTAVL, from the coding sequence ATGAATATTACAGTGATTGGTACGGGGTATGTAGGTTTAGTTTCGGGTGTGTGCTTCTCTGAGATTGGAAACAACGTTATCTGCGTAGATAATAATCCGGACAAAGTTGCGCTGCTTAGAGAAGGCAATGTGCCTATTTATGAGCCAGGACTGAAAGAATTAATGAATGCCAATATGAAAGCGGGCAGATTATCATTCACCGAAGATATCGGTGAGGCGATCAACCGCTCAGACATCATTATAATCGCTGTAGGTACACCTTCCTTGCCAAATGGTGAAGCCAACTTAAGTTACGTTGAACTCGTTGCCAAACAAATTGGTTCTCATATTGATAGTTACAAAATAATTATGACTAAAAGCACGGTTCCTGTCGGAACAAACGACCGAATTCAAGAATGGATTAGCAGTTTGACCCAGCATGCATTTGATATGGCATCGGTTCCTGAATTCTTACGTGAAGGAACTGCGGTAAAGGACACGTTATACCCTGATCGAATTGTCATTGGAACAGCTAGTGAGCGTGCTGTTGCGACACTTAAGGAGCTGCATCAGCCTTTGACGGATCAGATCATTACGACGGATATTCGATCCGCAGAGATGATTAAGTATGCATCCAATGCCTTTTTGGCAACCAAAATATCCTTTATCAATGAAATCTCAAATATCTGTGAGAAGGTGGGGGCAGACGTCAGTCGAGTTGCTGAAGGTATGGGGTATGACAAGCGGATCGGCTCTTCCTTCCTAAAAGCAGGCATTGGCTATGGTGGCTCATGCTTCCCTAAAGATACACAAGCGCTGATTCAAATTGCAGGCAATGTCGATTATGACTTTAAATTGTTGAAATCAGTAGTCGAAGTGAATAAGGATCAGCGTTTCAACGTCATTCGTAAACTAGAAGAGGCATTGGATGTACTGGATGGCAAACAAATTGCGGTGTGGGGCCTCGCCTTCAAACCGGATACGGATGATGTACGGGATGCGCCAGCGATTGAGATTATTCAGCGCCTGCTAGATCAGGGAGCGACGGTTAAAGCTTACGATCCTATAGCTACAGAGAATTTCCGGAAGGAGGTCGATTCACCAGCAATCTCGTGGGCTTCAAGTGCAATGGAAGCTGCTCGTGATGCTGATGCACTCTGTGTCCTGACCGAATGGAAGGAATTCATGGAGGTTGATCTGGCTGAACTAGCTGCACATATGGATCAACCGATTCTCATCGATGGAAGAAATATATATGAAGAAGATCAGATTAAGGATACACCATTTCAATATTACTCCGTTGGACGTCCTGGCTTGACCAATATCGATGGTAGAAAAACTGCAGTTCTGTGA
- a CDS encoding hemolysin family protein: protein MDSDGYALKLFLIAFLIGLSAFFVAVEFALVRVRPSRIDQMVAEGNKRALAVKQAVANLDGYLSACQLGITITSLGLGWLGEPTVEKLLHPLFESLQLPEALSSFLSFIIAFIAITYLHVVVGELAPKTIAIRKAETVALLTSTPIIWFNRIMYPFIWLLNGSANQLVKLFGIKPASEHEDAHSEEELQIIINESFESGKINQAEFGYVSRIFAFDEMLAKEIMVPRTDMVCLYLNKSNQENLDIIREEQYTRFPVVNESKDDIIGIINTKQFFLELYGNDEPVDLSSLIQPVSAVHETTPVKDLLKKMQKDGVHIAVLVDEYGGTSGIVTIEDVLEQIVGEIRDEFDADEVEDIQIINEQYIIMDGKVSLSKVNDMFLSNLDADEWDTIGGWLYSHRPEMNEQEEYEYENLTFVLLEKDKNRFYKVAVVPKEPLVMSDYTDENEKES from the coding sequence ATGGACAGTGACGGGTATGCGTTAAAATTATTTTTGATTGCGTTTTTGATAGGATTATCAGCGTTCTTTGTAGCGGTGGAATTCGCCTTGGTGCGGGTACGTCCAAGCCGGATTGATCAAATGGTTGCCGAAGGGAACAAGCGTGCCTTAGCGGTGAAACAAGCAGTGGCTAATCTGGATGGATACTTGTCCGCCTGTCAGCTCGGCATCACAATCACCTCTCTGGGACTCGGTTGGCTCGGTGAACCAACCGTAGAGAAGCTGCTACATCCATTATTCGAAAGTTTGCAATTGCCTGAGGCGCTATCATCTTTCTTATCGTTTATTATCGCTTTTATTGCCATTACATACTTGCACGTTGTAGTCGGCGAGCTTGCACCCAAAACGATTGCGATCCGCAAAGCCGAAACGGTTGCGCTACTAACGTCAACACCGATCATCTGGTTTAACCGTATTATGTATCCATTTATCTGGTTGTTGAACGGATCTGCCAATCAGCTCGTCAAATTATTCGGTATTAAGCCAGCTTCTGAGCATGAAGACGCACACTCGGAGGAAGAGCTACAGATTATCATCAACGAAAGTTTCGAGAGTGGTAAGATCAATCAAGCGGAATTCGGATATGTAAGCCGGATCTTTGCTTTTGATGAAATGTTAGCTAAAGAAATTATGGTACCTCGGACCGATATGGTCTGCCTTTATCTAAATAAATCGAATCAAGAAAATCTAGATATTATTCGCGAAGAACAATATACTCGTTTTCCTGTTGTGAATGAGAGTAAAGACGATATCATCGGAATCATTAACACCAAGCAATTTTTCCTAGAGTTGTATGGTAATGATGAACCTGTTGACCTATCCTCCCTCATCCAGCCCGTATCGGCTGTCCATGAGACAACACCTGTCAAAGACCTGCTGAAGAAAATGCAAAAGGATGGCGTACATATCGCCGTATTGGTCGATGAGTATGGTGGGACGTCGGGAATTGTTACCATTGAGGATGTACTTGAGCAGATCGTCGGCGAGATCCGCGATGAATTCGATGCCGATGAAGTTGAAGACATTCAGATCATCAACGAACAATATATCATTATGGATGGTAAAGTTTCCTTGTCCAAAGTGAATGATATGTTCTTATCCAACCTCGATGCGGATGAATGGGATACCATTGGTGGTTGGTTATACAGCCATCGTCCAGAGATGAACGAACAGGAAGAATACGAATACGAGAATCTCACGTTTGTTCTTTTGGAAAAAGATAAAAACCGCTTTTACAAAGTTGCTGTCGTTCCGAAGGAACCCCTCGTTATGTCAGACTATACTGATGAAAACGAGAAGGAATCCTAG
- a CDS encoding AI-2E family transporter — MVNNKFYRICTAIILLLLIVYLGDKVNFIFRPLTSLIHIIIIPLLIAGFFYYLLRPLVDYMERHKLKRALSVIIIYVVIALILAGFSVLVWPSLREQLWNFIENTPTLINSLTSQLTELEQNGFLSRYLPEDSDLVSRLSDFLSQGITQVSDYVAGLFSVVSNLVIILATFPIMLYYMLKEGSKFGTNLTLLLPRHYRKDGEETVHEIDDALSNYIVGRVIVNVALGILMYIGFLILGLPYALLLTMVSIILNFIPYVGAILAAIPVVIVGFIESPSMAIWSLVIIVIAQQIQDNLVSPYVYGKKLDIHPLTTVILLLVGADLGNILGMIIVIPLYMILKIIVRRIHHRIVEEKSESVE, encoded by the coding sequence TTGGTAAACAACAAGTTTTATCGCATATGCACAGCCATCATCTTGCTGCTGCTCATCGTTTATTTGGGAGATAAAGTGAACTTTATTTTCCGTCCGTTAACCTCATTGATTCACATCATCATTATTCCACTACTGATTGCAGGATTTTTCTATTATTTGCTGCGTCCGCTTGTCGATTATATGGAGCGGCACAAATTGAAGCGAGCCTTGTCAGTTATCATTATTTATGTTGTGATTGCACTGATTCTTGCAGGCTTTAGCGTCTTAGTTTGGCCATCTCTGCGAGAGCAACTGTGGAATTTCATTGAGAACACACCAACTTTGATTAATTCACTCACCAGTCAGCTCACAGAACTCGAACAGAACGGTTTCCTTTCCAGGTATCTGCCCGAAGATTCCGATCTGGTCTCACGTTTGTCTGATTTCTTAAGTCAGGGGATAACTCAAGTCAGTGATTATGTCGCTGGATTATTCTCGGTAGTATCGAACCTCGTCATTATTCTCGCGACGTTTCCGATCATGCTGTATTACATGCTCAAAGAGGGAAGTAAGTTTGGCACGAATCTAACGTTGTTATTGCCAAGGCATTACCGCAAGGATGGCGAAGAGACGGTTCATGAGATTGATGATGCACTGAGTAATTATATTGTGGGGCGTGTCATTGTGAATGTGGCACTTGGTATTCTGATGTATATTGGGTTCCTTATTCTAGGCCTGCCTTACGCACTGTTACTGACCATGGTATCCATCATTTTGAACTTTATCCCGTATGTTGGTGCGATTCTGGCCGCTATTCCGGTAGTCATCGTTGGTTTTATTGAATCACCATCCATGGCGATCTGGTCTTTGGTTATTATCGTTATCGCACAGCAAATTCAGGATAATCTTGTTTCCCCATATGTATATGGGAAGAAATTAGATATTCATCCGCTAACGACGGTTATACTGTTGCTTGTAGGTGCCGACTTGGGCAATATTCTGGGAATGATTATCGTGATTCCGTTATACATGATTCTTAAGATTATTGTTCGGAGAATTCATCATCGAATTGTGGAAGAAAAGTCCGAGTCTGTAGAGTGA
- a CDS encoding sugar phosphate nucleotidyltransferase, with amino-acid sequence MRSILLSGGSGKRLWPLSNDSRSKQFLKVLRNPEGRPESMVQRVWRQLGQSGLASEALVATSLPQVEILTAQLGDDVKLIVEPERRDTFPAIALAASYLYSVESVSLHETIAVLPVDPFVEKEFFDVLATLPDLLDKSGADLALMGVVPTYPSEKYGYIIPENTSSENQEFNRNNKFYDDKQDRYVNVAKFQEKPCESDAAAMIEQAALWNCGVFAFKLGYLINLLIDMELPIQYDEMLKQYGRLHKISFDYQVVEQASHIIAVPYHGYWKDLGTWNTLTEEMNAPIVGKGWITADSTNTHLINELNIPVAILGLSDIVVAVSPDGILVSEKDASPRIKEIVQHEDQRPMYEERRWGCYRVLDYTRNEGGDEVLTKRICISPERNLSYQYHRLRNEVWTVVSGTGELILDGVSRMIRQGDTVIIDRGMLHSVKAFSELEIIEVQIGSQLIEEDIVRVATQWQDIVKTYVKHA; translated from the coding sequence ATGAGAAGCATTCTATTATCTGGTGGATCAGGCAAACGACTCTGGCCATTGTCCAATGATTCCAGATCCAAGCAATTTCTGAAAGTTCTACGTAATCCCGAGGGTAGACCGGAATCCATGGTACAGCGGGTTTGGCGGCAGCTCGGTCAATCTGGACTTGCGTCTGAGGCGCTTGTAGCCACAAGTTTACCTCAAGTTGAGATTCTGACTGCACAGCTTGGCGATGACGTGAAGCTGATTGTTGAGCCTGAGCGTAGAGATACGTTTCCAGCGATCGCACTTGCGGCTTCGTATCTGTATTCCGTGGAAAGTGTGAGTTTACATGAGACGATTGCCGTGCTACCGGTTGACCCTTTTGTGGAAAAAGAGTTCTTCGATGTGCTGGCAACCTTGCCAGATCTGCTCGATAAGTCGGGTGCGGATCTTGCGCTGATGGGTGTGGTACCGACCTACCCTTCGGAGAAATATGGCTATATTATTCCTGAGAATACATCCTCTGAGAATCAGGAGTTCAACCGCAATAACAAGTTCTACGATGATAAGCAAGATCGTTACGTTAACGTAGCGAAGTTTCAAGAGAAACCCTGCGAATCCGATGCAGCCGCCATGATTGAACAGGCTGCCTTATGGAATTGCGGGGTTTTTGCGTTCAAGTTAGGTTATCTGATCAATCTGCTCATTGATATGGAGTTGCCTATTCAATACGACGAGATGCTGAAGCAGTATGGACGACTACACAAGATTAGCTTCGATTATCAGGTTGTCGAGCAGGCAAGCCACATTATTGCTGTGCCCTACCATGGCTACTGGAAAGACCTTGGAACATGGAACACACTCACGGAGGAGATGAATGCTCCAATTGTGGGCAAGGGATGGATCACAGCGGATTCAACCAATACCCATCTCATCAACGAATTGAATATTCCGGTGGCCATTCTCGGACTCTCCGACATTGTGGTAGCGGTGAGCCCAGACGGCATTCTGGTCAGCGAGAAGGATGCAAGTCCGCGAATTAAGGAAATCGTGCAGCATGAAGATCAGCGCCCAATGTATGAGGAACGTAGATGGGGCTGTTATCGCGTGCTTGATTATACAAGGAATGAGGGCGGTGACGAGGTATTAACCAAACGCATCTGCATCAGCCCCGAACGAAATCTGAGTTATCAATATCATCGACTGCGCAATGAAGTGTGGACAGTGGTATCTGGAACGGGTGAACTCATTCTGGACGGTGTGAGTCGAATGATTCGCCAGGGGGACACGGTCATTATTGATCGAGGAATGCTGCATTCCGTCAAAGCTTTCTCGGAGCTGGAGATTATTGAGGTTCAGATCGGCAGCCAATTGATCGAAGAAGACATTGTTCGGGTTGCTACACAGTGGCAGGACATCGTGAAAACGTATGTTAAGCATGCCTAA
- a CDS encoding ABC transporter ATP-binding protein, translating to MQNEPVVRLQGVSKIISSRSLVSDLTLDISPGQVFGFLGPNGAGKTTTIRMMVGLMSISKGDILISGHSVKTDFEKAIAEVGAIVENPEMYKFLTGYQNLVHFARMSPGITKERIAETIERVGLTARIHDKVKTYSLGMRQRLGVAQAILHKPKLLVLDEPTNGLDPQGIRELRDYLRQLTREEGITVFVSSHLLSEMELMCDTVAIIQNGKLIDVRNLRQEAGADALIEVAFEVNDAQRAAELIPGATIQGSNIVVSVSREQIPELNARLVHEGLQVYGIRNVTHTLEDQFLQMTGGGGIG from the coding sequence ATGCAGAATGAACCGGTCGTCCGTCTTCAGGGCGTCAGTAAAATTATCTCTTCCCGCTCGTTGGTCAGCGACCTGACTCTGGATATTTCTCCGGGGCAGGTTTTTGGTTTTTTAGGACCAAACGGGGCAGGTAAAACAACGACAATCCGAATGATGGTTGGACTTATGTCGATTAGTAAGGGAGATATCTTGATCTCTGGACATAGTGTGAAAACGGACTTTGAGAAGGCCATCGCAGAGGTTGGTGCGATTGTTGAGAATCCTGAAATGTACAAGTTCCTCACAGGGTATCAGAATCTTGTCCATTTTGCCCGCATGTCACCCGGCATTACGAAGGAGCGCATAGCGGAGACCATTGAGCGGGTTGGTCTTACCGCACGGATTCACGATAAGGTGAAAACGTACTCGCTTGGAATGCGTCAACGCTTAGGGGTTGCCCAAGCCATATTACATAAACCGAAGCTGCTCGTATTGGATGAACCTACGAACGGATTAGATCCACAAGGGATTCGGGAACTGAGAGATTATTTACGTCAGCTCACGCGAGAAGAAGGAATTACTGTGTTTGTGTCCAGCCACTTATTATCCGAGATGGAGCTCATGTGCGATACGGTAGCCATTATTCAGAACGGCAAGCTGATCGATGTGCGGAATCTGAGACAAGAAGCGGGAGCGGACGCTCTGATCGAAGTTGCCTTCGAGGTCAATGATGCACAGCGTGCTGCTGAGCTCATTCCAGGAGCTACTATTCAAGGCAGTAACATCGTAGTTAGCGTATCTCGTGAACAGATTCCAGAATTGAACGCTAGATTAGTGCATGAAGGGCTTCAGGTTTATGGTATCCGTAACGTAACCCATACCCTAGAAGATCAATTTTTGCAAATGACTGGGGGCGGAGGTATTGGCTAG
- a CDS encoding ABC transporter permease — MASFGNLLLNENMKIFRRVRTWIMLSILALSALLLPVLLREGMGASDMPALEAAYTTVQIVFFLNTIFCVVIAAEAVAGEFTWGTIKLLLIRPWSRSKILLSKYLTVIGFSILSTLVVILLAWGISSVLFTTDLETRSTGQVFTLWGYMYVDLFITLAIAFMVSSVFRSGALAIGLSLFIMFTQNIFTLIFNPTRYEWAKYVLFNNMDLSRYMNSGSIFDMIGGGVPEGMTLGFSIAVLAAYYVVFMVISWVVFSRRDVAG; from the coding sequence TTGGCTAGTTTCGGCAATCTATTATTGAATGAAAACATGAAAATATTCCGTCGTGTACGAACCTGGATTATGCTCTCCATTTTGGCTTTAAGTGCGCTATTGTTGCCGGTTTTGTTAAGAGAAGGCATGGGAGCAAGCGATATGCCAGCCTTGGAAGCGGCATACACAACTGTTCAGATCGTATTTTTTCTAAACACGATCTTCTGCGTCGTTATAGCAGCTGAGGCGGTAGCGGGTGAATTTACCTGGGGAACGATCAAGCTGCTGCTGATTCGTCCATGGTCGCGGAGCAAGATTTTGTTGTCCAAATATTTGACGGTCATCGGGTTCAGCATTTTGAGTACGCTCGTTGTGATTCTTCTGGCTTGGGGCATATCTTCTGTTCTTTTCACGACGGATCTTGAGACCAGAAGCACAGGACAGGTATTTACATTATGGGGATATATGTACGTTGACTTGTTTATTACGCTTGCGATTGCCTTTATGGTGTCCTCTGTCTTTCGTTCAGGTGCACTGGCGATTGGATTATCGCTATTTATTATGTTTACACAAAATATCTTTACATTGATTTTCAATCCAACTCGCTATGAATGGGCGAAGTATGTTCTATTTAATAACATGGATCTTAGTAGATACATGAACTCAGGTTCGATCTTTGACATGATCGGCGGAGGCGTTCCAGAGGGCATGACTCTTGGCTTTTCCATTGCCGTGTTGGCTGCATACTATGTCGTCTTCATGGTTATATCGTGGGTTGTATTCAGCAGAAGAGATGTAGCAGGCTAA
- a CDS encoding polysaccharide pyruvyl transferase family protein, whose translation MLANPNIHPMEELKRHLRQILDVIPPQSEIFYIDYPVYNNGGDLLIMKGTEAFFKDNDIRVLQRYSVWDVPFPLNIPKDAIIVMQGGGNFGDLYPVHQKMREKIIAGHPKNRIVILPQTIFFKSDIELKKTAKVLNFHKDLHFYVRDQTTYELAQKEFNQTSVYLCPDMAHQLWPIQPKGKAVLDRLFFFREDIEKNKEQLKYESAAKGDGAFLDWNTLYNRVDRKIIRMVTSSLKARNTFLPVQWFWSKYSDYMVHKAIKNFSKYKNVTTSRLHGHILACLLDQPNVLLDNSYGKNSNYYWAWTRNNPKGILESGQTDTYSKSVDKTKANGSVALSDGTAL comes from the coding sequence ATGCTGGCTAATCCCAACATTCACCCGATGGAAGAGTTGAAGAGACATTTAAGGCAGATTCTAGATGTCATCCCACCGCAATCGGAGATATTTTATATTGACTATCCTGTGTACAACAATGGTGGGGATCTGCTCATTATGAAGGGCACGGAGGCCTTCTTCAAAGATAACGATATTCGTGTTCTCCAGAGGTACAGTGTATGGGATGTTCCTTTTCCGCTCAATATTCCCAAAGATGCCATCATTGTAATGCAAGGTGGAGGGAATTTTGGTGACTTATATCCCGTTCATCAGAAGATGCGAGAGAAGATTATTGCAGGCCATCCGAAGAATCGCATTGTGATATTGCCGCAGACGATTTTTTTCAAAAGCGACATTGAGCTGAAAAAGACAGCAAAAGTGCTTAATTTTCATAAAGATCTACATTTCTATGTTAGAGATCAGACCACCTATGAGCTGGCTCAGAAGGAATTTAATCAGACGAGTGTATATCTCTGCCCGGATATGGCACATCAACTCTGGCCGATTCAGCCCAAAGGTAAGGCGGTTCTGGATCGACTATTTTTTTTCAGGGAAGATATTGAGAAGAACAAAGAACAGCTCAAATATGAATCAGCCGCTAAAGGGGATGGAGCATTTCTAGATTGGAACACGCTATACAACCGGGTGGATCGCAAAATCATTCGCATGGTGACATCCAGTCTGAAAGCTCGTAATACCTTCTTGCCTGTTCAATGGTTCTGGTCGAAGTACTCCGACTATATGGTACATAAGGCTATCAAGAACTTCTCGAAATACAAAAATGTGACGACCTCTAGGTTGCATGGGCACATTCTGGCATGTTTGCTCGATCAACCGAACGTGCTATTAGATAACTCGTATGGCAAAAACTCCAACTACTATTGGGCATGGACGCGCAACAATCCCAAAGGCATATTGGAGTCGGGTCAGACGGACACGTATAGCAAATCGGTAGATAAAACCAAAGCCAATGGCTCCGTTGCATTGTCCGATGGTACGGCGTTATGA
- a CDS encoding LCP family protein, with protein MKLKRGIQISLAILFLMIAIVLGYAVYLYLNVKSAANDIYEPREPVKQVSIVDNRGGGGFPIDLENEEPFNALILGVDTRANDRGRSDTMIVLSVNPAQKSVLMFNIPRDTRTSIVGRGTEDKINHAYAFGGVNMSVQTVEQFLGVPMHYYLKVDMEGFARVIDLVGGVDVDNPFAFEYEGYQFDKGTIHLDGASALGFSRMRYDDPKGDLGRNDRQREIIKQVLKSTVQVSTVFQLESLLGEVSEHVKTDVSFDEMKSMLTKYRNVLEHVESVEIKGTGKKIDGVYYYMVEQSEKDRIHQLIKEHSG; from the coding sequence ATGAAACTCAAACGGGGAATCCAAATTTCGTTAGCGATTCTGTTTCTCATGATAGCGATTGTGCTCGGTTATGCAGTCTATCTGTATCTTAACGTTAAATCGGCTGCAAATGACATCTATGAGCCCCGGGAACCGGTCAAACAGGTATCTATCGTGGATAACAGGGGAGGCGGTGGATTCCCCATCGACTTGGAGAACGAGGAACCGTTCAATGCCCTCATTCTAGGTGTTGATACACGTGCCAATGATCGTGGACGCTCTGACACCATGATTGTGCTCAGTGTGAATCCAGCTCAAAAGTCCGTACTCATGTTCAATATTCCTCGCGATACTCGCACCAGTATCGTGGGGCGTGGAACAGAGGACAAAATCAACCATGCCTATGCCTTTGGCGGCGTAAATATGTCTGTGCAAACCGTTGAGCAATTCCTCGGTGTACCAATGCACTATTATTTGAAGGTGGATATGGAAGGATTTGCACGAGTTATTGATTTAGTTGGTGGTGTAGATGTGGATAATCCATTTGCTTTTGAATATGAGGGCTATCAATTCGATAAAGGTACGATCCACTTGGATGGGGCGAGCGCATTGGGCTTCTCACGTATGCGTTATGACGATCCGAAGGGTGATCTGGGACGTAATGACCGGCAACGGGAAATTATTAAGCAGGTATTGAAAAGCACAGTTCAAGTCTCCACAGTGTTTCAGTTGGAGTCACTGCTTGGAGAAGTGAGCGAGCATGTCAAAACAGACGTTTCATTTGATGAGATGAAGTCCATGCTCACCAAGTATCGTAACGTGCTGGAGCATGTCGAATCGGTTGAAATTAAAGGCACTGGCAAAAAAATAGACGGAGTATATTATTACATGGTGGAACAGTCTGAAAAAGATCGTATACATCAGTTGATCAAAGAACACTCCGGGTAA
- a CDS encoding VanZ family protein: MITILVEEGSRRRRHRHKRRKWGYLLTALMIVSWILFIWSMSAQSYQEQTIQPWLRQWSGNIQWLLALPDIQFTYGEHHYSLNERPLDFAEFVFRKSAHVFVYAVLGVLVYCGMRYLRKRTIASVGIALVVVAVIAAVDEYIQHFNPSRTASIPDVGVDLIGGFCGVMLWIAGVAIYWKLRSRGIRKRSER; encoded by the coding sequence GTGATTACAATATTAGTAGAGGAGGGTTCACGGCGTAGGCGACATCGTCATAAGCGGAGAAAGTGGGGATACTTGCTTACCGCGCTTATGATCGTGTCATGGATTTTGTTCATCTGGTCAATGTCGGCACAGTCGTATCAGGAGCAGACGATTCAGCCGTGGCTGCGTCAATGGTCTGGAAACATTCAATGGCTGTTAGCATTGCCTGATATCCAGTTTACCTATGGCGAGCATCATTATTCACTCAATGAACGACCTTTAGACTTTGCCGAGTTTGTATTTCGCAAAAGTGCGCATGTATTCGTGTATGCCGTACTGGGTGTACTTGTATACTGTGGGATGCGGTACCTAAGAAAAAGAACGATAGCCAGTGTTGGAATTGCGCTGGTTGTAGTTGCCGTCATTGCCGCAGTGGATGAGTACATTCAGCATTTCAATCCTAGCCGAACAGCTTCTATTCCAGATGTTGGAGTAGATCTGATCGGCGGCTTTTGCGGTGTGATGTTATGGATAGCAGGCGTAGCGATCTATTGGAAATTAAGATCAAGAGGTATCCGTAAACGCTCTGAGCGGTGA